One Vicinamibacterales bacterium DNA segment encodes these proteins:
- a CDS encoding bifunctional alpha,alpha-trehalose-phosphate synthase (UDP-forming)/trehalose-phosphatase — protein sequence LPVTAQRHGDGVRIVASSGGLATGLGPWHAGSDGLWIGWPGDVSSYSAEQLAGLSRMLEERAIVPVYLSGDQVKRHYHGFANRVLWPLLHYLIDRVPVDATGWEAYRQVNEAFADVVAYHYRAGDRIWVHDYQLMLLPAMLRERLPKATIGFFLHVPFPSSEVFRILPWRRQILHGLLGADLIGFHTFAYLRHFLASLLHVDGVEADVDRVRVGAREARLGVFPMGIDAKRFDDLARSERAAADVEQIRQDGGGRHLVLGVDRLDYTKGIPRRLQAIERVLERDPHLRDELRYLQVAVPSRGDVDAYRRFRPQVEEAVGRINGRFGTPRSAPVHYLHQSVSPEQLSALYRAADVMLVTPLRDGMNLVAKEFVASRVDGGGVLILSEFAGAASELDGALMVNPYDVDGVAEAVRRALAMPDAERRSRMAKMRQRVASHDVHAWAGAFMEAMGQVRPVAIARPAVAPGP from the coding sequence CTCCCCGTGACCGCCCAGCGCCACGGCGACGGCGTGCGCATCGTCGCCTCCAGCGGCGGGCTCGCGACGGGCCTCGGCCCGTGGCACGCGGGATCCGACGGTCTCTGGATCGGGTGGCCGGGCGACGTGTCGTCGTACTCCGCCGAGCAGCTGGCCGGGCTGTCGCGCATGCTCGAGGAGCGCGCGATCGTGCCCGTGTACCTGTCGGGCGATCAGGTGAAGCGGCACTATCACGGCTTCGCCAACCGCGTGCTGTGGCCGCTCCTGCATTACCTGATCGATCGCGTGCCGGTGGACGCCACGGGCTGGGAGGCCTACCGGCAGGTGAACGAGGCCTTCGCGGACGTCGTGGCCTATCACTACCGCGCCGGCGATCGCATCTGGGTGCACGACTACCAGTTGATGCTGCTGCCGGCGATGCTGCGCGAGCGCCTGCCCAAGGCCACGATCGGGTTCTTCCTGCACGTGCCGTTCCCGTCGTCCGAGGTGTTCCGCATCCTGCCCTGGCGCCGCCAGATCCTGCACGGTCTCCTGGGCGCGGATCTCATCGGCTTCCACACGTTCGCCTACCTCCGGCACTTCCTGGCGTCGCTGCTCCACGTGGACGGCGTCGAAGCCGACGTGGACCGCGTGCGTGTGGGCGCGCGCGAGGCGCGCCTGGGCGTGTTCCCGATGGGCATCGACGCCAAGCGGTTCGACGACCTCGCGCGCTCGGAGCGCGCGGCCGCCGACGTCGAGCAGATCCGGCAGGATGGGGGTGGGCGCCACCTCGTGCTCGGGGTGGATCGCCTGGACTACACGAAAGGCATTCCACGGCGCCTGCAGGCCATCGAGCGGGTGCTCGAACGGGATCCCCACCTGCGCGACGAGCTGCGCTACCTCCAGGTGGCCGTGCCGTCCCGCGGCGACGTGGACGCCTATCGCCGCTTCCGCCCGCAGGTCGAGGAGGCCGTGGGCCGCATCAACGGACGCTTCGGCACGCCGCGGTCGGCGCCCGTGCACTACCTGCACCAGTCGGTGTCGCCCGAGCAGCTCTCGGCGCTGTACCGCGCCGCCGACGTCATGCTCGTCACGCCCCTTCGCGACGGCATGAACCTGGTGGCGAAGGAATTCGTGGCCTCGCGCGTGGACGGCGGGGGCGTTCTGATCCTGAGCGAGTTCGCGGGCGCGGCCTCGGAGCTGGACGGGGCCCTGATGGTGAATCCGTACGACGTGGACGGCGTGGCGGAGGCCGTCCGCCGCGCCCTGGCGATGCCGGACGCCGAGCGGCGATCGCGCATGGCCAAGATGCGGCAACGCGTGGCCAGCCACGACGTGCACGCCTGGGCCGGCGCCTTCATGGAAGCGATGGGCCAGGTGCGGCCGGTGGCGATCGCGCGGCCCGCGGTGGCCCCCGGTCC